A section of the Triticum dicoccoides isolate Atlit2015 ecotype Zavitan chromosome 7A, WEW_v2.0, whole genome shotgun sequence genome encodes:
- the LOC119327911 gene encoding RNA pseudouridine synthase 2, chloroplastic-like, whose amino-acid sequence MAAAATAAPPPAVATALSALLRRGASRSHSLRVSSRPRCVSSDAVAEAEPAPARRGGHAGTRLEEAVPAAEGRSRVDAWISARLGGGGVSRARVQASIRAGLVAVNGRPVSKVSQTVKGGDKVSCTVSELQPLRAEAEDIPLDIVYEDEHLLVVNKPAHMVVHPAPGNANGTLVNAILHHCKISTFTCLARSPIYDECPESSDDDVDVFDVDQFSIGEVSSEVREAIVRPGIVHRLDKGTSGLLVVAKDEHSHAQLAEQFKLHTISRVYISLTCGVPSPNSARIEVPISRDPNNRIRMVAAPGSGHRYVKHAASRYKVREVFCAGGSALVEWRLETGRTHQIRAHAKYLGNPLLGDETYGGTKSMALSLLRPRTPSKYHGDLTNLVSKIDRPCLHAALLGFKHPHSGKVLEFSCPPPDDFTEVLDELRRVTPTSEGQDSDSAAQV is encoded by the exons ATGGCGGCAGCAgcgacggcggcgccgccgccggcggtcGCCACCGCGCTCTCCGCGCTCCTCCGCCGCGGCGCGAGCCGAAGCCATTCCCTCCGGGTCTCCTCTCGCCCCAGGTGCGTCTCCTCGGACGCGGTCGCGGAGGCTGAGCCTGCGCCGGCGCGGAGGGGAGGCCACGCCGGGACCCGCCTGGAGGAGGCCGTGCCGGCCGCGGAGGGGCGGTCGCGGGTCGACGCGTGGATCTCCGCGCGGCTGGGCGGCGGGGGCGTTAGCCGCGCCCGCGTGCAGGCCAGCATCCGCGCCGGCCTCGTCGCCGTCAACGGCCGCCCCGTCTCCAAG GTTTCGCAGACGGTGAAGGGAGGGGACAAGGTCAGCTGCACCGTGTCGGAGCTGCAGCCGCTGAGGGCAGAGGCGGAGGACATCCCGCTGGACATTGTTTACGAGGATGAACATCTTCTCGTTGTGAACAAACCGGCTCATATG GTTGTTCACCCAGCACCAGGGAATGCAAATGGCACCTTAGTCAATGCTATACTTCACCACTGCAAGATTTCAACTTTTACCTGTTTAGCACGCAGTCCAATTTATGATGAGTGCCCTGAATCTTCAGATGATGATGTTGACGTATTTGATGTTGACCAATTTAGTATTGGTGAAGTAAGTTCAGAGGTCCGCGAAGCTATTGTGCGCCCTGGTATTGTGCATAGGCTTGATAAGGGGACAAGCGGACTTCTTGTTGTAGCTAAG GATGAGCATTCACATGCTCAATTAGCAGAGCAATTCAAGTTGCATACAATAAGTAGGGTATACATCAGTCTTACTTGTGGTGTACCTAGCCCAAATTCTGCCAGAATTGAAGTTCCTATATCTCGTGATCCTAACAACCGGATACGTATGGTTGCTGCTCCTGGATCAGGCCACAGATATGTGAAGCATGCTGCTAGTAG GTATAAAGTAAGAGAGGTCTTTTGTGCTGGTGGGTCTGCACTGGTAGAGTGGAGATTGGAGACAGGGCGCACTCACCAG ATCCGGGCACATGCGAAATATCTAGGGAACCCCCTACTTGGTGATGAAACATATGGAGGTACCAAAAGCATGGCATTGTCACTTTTGAGACCCAGAACTCCTTCAAAATATCACGGTGATCTTACAAATCTGGTATCAAAGATAGACAGGCCATGTCTCCATGCTGCATTGCTCGG ATTCAAGCATCCCCACTCTGGAAAGGTACTTGAGTTCTCATGTCCCCCTCCAGATGATTTTACTGAGGTACTTGATGAGTTGCGTCGTGTTACACCGACAAGTGAAGGCCAAGATAGCGACAGTGCTGCTCAAGTGTGA
- the LOC119327910 gene encoding protein SLOW WALKER 1-like yields MAADTTKPLFPAAPHTSLLPSHGNANRLSPEAAYWRNFRSSTLDTGSTAFSVTHLAFSPAHARPTLAAAWSSAVHLFAGDPLSPRPKTTVCKDGAAFSPSFRCDGALLAAGDGRGVVRVFRVDKPTAGPLRTLSAHAAQTRVVRYPEAGGDKVHLLTAGDDALLAYWDVPSETPVFTVPAAHRDYIRAGAPSPVDHNLFATGSYDQSVKLWDARTGKAPALSLSHGASVESVLFLPSGGLLATAGGTTVKIWDVIGGGRLVHSVESHVKTIFALALGKMGATGETRLLSAGSDGYVKCFDYGELKMTHSMRYPKELLSVACSPCGTVLVAGSSKGDIFVRRRKKNATEEVEEEVVSSEFAWTMPKPEKQALKPSYYRYFLRGQNEKAKQGDFVISRPKKAKFAEHDKLLRKFRHKDALVSALAKNNPRSVVAVMEELVARRKLVRCIGNLDVAELGLLLDFLHRNATLPRYARLLLGVANKVLEMRAEDIISEDGGKLRGCIRNLKRMVVEEIKIQHTLQEIQGMISPMLALSASRLK; encoded by the coding sequence atggccgccgacaCCACGAAGCCGCTCTTCCCGGCGGCGCCGCACACCTCGCTCCTCCCGTCCCACGGGAACGCCAACCGCCTCTCGCCGGAGGCCGCCTACTGGCGCAACTTCCGCTCCTCCACGCTCGACACGGGCTCCACCGCCTTCTCCGTCACCCACCTCGCCTTCTCCCCGGCGCACGCCAGGCCCACGCTCGCCGCCGCCTGGTCCTCCGCCGTGCACCTCTTCGCCGGCGACCCGCTCTCGCCGCGGCCCAAGACGACCGTCTGCAAGGACGGCGCCGCGTTCTCGCCCTCCTTCCGCTGCGACGGGGCgctgctcgccgccggcgacgggAGGGGCGTCGTCCGCGTCTTCCGCGTCGACAAGCCCACCGCGGGCCCGCTCCGCACCCTCTCCGCCCACGCCGCGCAGACCCGCGTGGTCCGCTACCCGGAGGCCGGCGGCGACAAGGTCCACCTCCTCACCGCCGGCGACGACGCGCTGCTCGCCTACTGGGACGTCCCCTCCGAGACGCCCGTCTTCACCGTCCCCGCCGCCCACCGCGACTACATCCGCGCCGGCGCGCCGTCCCCCGTCGACCACAACCTCTTCGCCACCGGCTCCTACGACCAGAGCGTCAAGCTGTGGGACGCCCGCACGGGGAAGGCCCCCGCTTTGTCCTTATCCCATGGCGCCTCGGTGGAGAGCGTGCTGTTCCTGCCGTCCGGCGGGTTGCTTGCCACGGCCGGAGGCACCACGGTCAAGATTTGGGATGTGATTGGTGGTGGCCGGCTCGTGCACTCGGTGGAGAGCCATGTCAAGACAATCTTCGCGCTCGCGCTCGGGAAGATGGGCGCCACTGGGGAAACTCGGCTGCTTAGCGCAGGGAGTGATGGTTATGTGAAGTGCTTTGATTATGGGGAGCTCAAGATGACACACTCGATGCGGTATCCCAAGGAATTGCTGTCTGTGGCTTGCTCGCCGTGTGGGACGGTGCTTGTTGCCGGGTCTTCAAAGGGTGACATCTTTGTGCGCAGAAGGAAGAAGAATGCAACAGAGGAGGTGGAAGAGGAGGTTGTAAGCAGCGAGTTCGCCTGGACAATGCCCAAGCCAGAGAAGCAGGCGCTCAAGCCGAGCTACTACAGATACTTCCTCCGCGGCCAGAATGAAAAGGCCAAGCAGGGCGACTTCGTGATCTCAAGGCCCAAGAAGGCGAAGTTCGCAGAGCACGACAAGCTGCTGAGGAAGTTCAGGCACAAGGATGCTCTGGTTTCAGCATTAGCCAAGAACAATCCGAGGAGCGTCGTGGCGGTGATGGAGGAGCTGGTCGCGAGGAGGAAGCTGGTGAGATGCATCGGGAATCTGGACGTGGCCGAGCTCGGGCTTCTCCTGGACTTCCTGCATCGCAACGCGACCCTGCCGAGGTACGCAAGGCTGTTGCTTGGGGTGGCGAACAAGGTGCTGGAGATGCGCGCGGAGGATATCATAAGCGAGGATGGGGGGAAGTTGAGGGGGTGCATCAGGAACCTTAAGCGGATGGTCGTGGAGGAGATTAAGATACAGCACACGCTGCAGGAGATCCAGGGGATGATATCTCCCATGCTCGCGCTTTCTGCGAGTAGATTAAAGTGA